One window from the genome of Actinoplanes teichomyceticus ATCC 31121 encodes:
- a CDS encoding maleylpyruvate isomerase family mycothiol-dependent enzyme, whose amino-acid sequence MNRLHATKDFWLAALRADGPALWDAVAETGPDTPVPEVPGWTTADLAYHVTDSLRWVRAMIARGVTDRPGPQTAPDTRPAWGEALDQLRRELTGTIETLEALDPDLPAWNWAPQPKRAVFWDRRIAHEVSVHRWDAEAAAGRPTPIETKLATDGVAEILDTWLPAGRRQGPTDLHGVVHLVGTDAEQEWFVRLRGAGIALLDTGTILDTDDHHARAKAIGTASDLQLALMGRTRLDHLALTGDPRLIQALRTG is encoded by the coding sequence ATGAACAGGTTGCACGCGACCAAGGACTTCTGGCTGGCGGCGCTGCGCGCCGACGGCCCGGCCCTGTGGGACGCCGTCGCCGAGACCGGGCCGGACACACCCGTGCCGGAGGTGCCCGGCTGGACCACCGCGGACCTGGCGTACCACGTGACCGATTCGCTGCGCTGGGTGCGCGCCATGATCGCCCGCGGGGTGACCGACCGCCCCGGGCCGCAGACCGCGCCGGACACCCGGCCGGCGTGGGGCGAGGCGCTCGACCAGCTGCGCCGGGAGCTGACCGGCACGATCGAGACGCTGGAGGCGCTCGACCCGGACCTCCCGGCGTGGAACTGGGCGCCCCAGCCGAAACGGGCGGTCTTCTGGGACCGGCGGATCGCGCACGAGGTGTCGGTGCACCGGTGGGACGCCGAGGCGGCCGCCGGACGCCCGACCCCGATCGAGACGAAGCTGGCCACCGACGGGGTGGCCGAGATCCTGGACACCTGGCTGCCGGCCGGCCGCCGGCAGGGCCCGACCGATCTGCACGGGGTGGTCCACCTGGTCGGCACCGACGCCGAGCAGGAGTGGTTCGTCCGGCTGCGCGGCGCGGGCATCGCGCTGCTGGACACCGGGACGATCCTGGACACCGACGACCACCACGCCCGGGCGAAGGCCATCGGCACCGCCAGCGACCTCCAGCTGGCCCTGATGGGCCGCACACGTCTGGACCACCTGGCCCTGACCGGCGACCCCCGCCTCATCCAGGCCCTGCGAACCGGCTGA
- a CDS encoding GH1 family beta-glucosidase, whose amino-acid sequence MTATVTSTSAQPARAGITFPDGFIWGAATASYQIEGAVREDGRGPSIWDTFSRTPGKVYAGHTGDVACDHYHRYAEDVALMADLGLASYRFSVAWPRIRPDGTGPVNIKGLDFYDRLTDELLGKGIDPVVTLYHWDLPQTLEDRGGWTSRATAEAFAEYAEVVYRRLGDRVATWTTLNEPWCSAYLGYGSGIHAPGVRNPAAALSAVHHLLLGHGLATQALRAAGARQISITLNPCEVSPLDPANPADRDAARLIDGLANRIFLDPLLRGRYPADVLEHISRLTDLAYIQEGDLEIINQPIDVLGINFYNPSYVSAKPGAPGSPDYPGSEGIAFRPPVGPVTDMNWQIEPAGLTRLLTRLHRDYPGTPLMITENGAAYPDGPSDSGEVADLRRIEYVDGHLRACHDALAAGVDLRGYFLWSLMDNFEWAEGYRKRFGIVHVDYTTQQRVLKDSAKWYREVIRRNGLE is encoded by the coding sequence ATGACGGCAACCGTCACGTCCACGTCGGCCCAGCCGGCGCGTGCGGGGATCACCTTCCCCGACGGCTTCATCTGGGGCGCGGCCACGGCCTCGTACCAGATCGAGGGGGCGGTGCGGGAGGACGGCCGCGGGCCGTCCATCTGGGACACCTTCAGCCGTACGCCCGGGAAGGTGTACGCCGGTCACACCGGTGACGTCGCGTGCGACCACTACCACCGGTACGCCGAGGACGTGGCGCTGATGGCCGACCTCGGCCTGGCCTCGTACCGGTTCTCGGTCGCCTGGCCGCGGATCCGCCCGGACGGCACCGGCCCGGTCAACATCAAGGGACTGGACTTCTACGACCGGCTCACCGACGAGCTGCTCGGCAAGGGCATCGACCCCGTGGTCACGCTGTACCACTGGGACCTGCCGCAGACCCTGGAGGACCGGGGCGGCTGGACCAGCCGGGCGACCGCCGAGGCCTTCGCCGAGTACGCCGAGGTGGTGTACCGCCGGCTCGGCGACCGGGTGGCCACCTGGACCACCCTGAACGAGCCGTGGTGCTCCGCCTACCTGGGCTACGGCTCCGGCATCCACGCCCCGGGCGTGCGCAACCCGGCGGCCGCCCTGTCCGCCGTGCACCACCTGCTGCTCGGTCACGGGCTGGCGACGCAGGCGCTGCGGGCGGCCGGCGCGCGGCAGATCAGCATCACGCTGAACCCGTGCGAGGTGTCCCCGCTCGACCCGGCGAACCCGGCCGACCGGGACGCGGCCCGCCTGATCGACGGGCTGGCCAACCGGATCTTCCTGGACCCGCTGCTGCGCGGCCGGTACCCGGCGGACGTCCTGGAGCACATCTCCCGGCTGACCGACCTGGCGTACATCCAGGAAGGCGATCTGGAGATCATCAACCAGCCGATCGACGTGCTGGGGATCAACTTCTACAACCCGTCGTACGTCTCGGCGAAGCCGGGCGCGCCCGGCTCGCCGGACTACCCGGGCAGCGAGGGCATCGCGTTCCGCCCGCCGGTCGGCCCGGTCACCGACATGAACTGGCAGATCGAGCCGGCCGGGCTGACCCGGCTGCTCACCCGCCTGCACCGGGACTACCCGGGCACCCCGCTGATGATCACCGAGAACGGCGCCGCCTACCCGGACGGCCCGTCGGACAGCGGCGAGGTCGCCGACCTGCGGCGGATCGAGTACGTGGACGGCCACCTGCGCGCCTGCCACGACGCCCTGGCCGCCGGAGTGGATCTGCGGGGATACTTCCTCTGGTCCCTGATGGACAACTTCGAATGGGCCGAGGGGTACCGCAAGCGCTTCGGTATCGTGCACGTCGACTACACGACGCAGCAGCGTGTGCTCAAGGACAGCGCGAAGTGGTACCGCGAGGTGATCCGGCGTAACGGCCTGGAGTGA
- a CDS encoding LacI family DNA-binding transcriptional regulator, producing the protein MTTRERPTLEAVARRAGVSRATVSRVVNGSTTVAATIREAVTRAVDELGYVPNQAARSLVTQRTDSIALILPETANRVFSDDLFFPAIIRGVGTELEAADKQLVLMMTGSEAGHHRVERYAVAGHVDGVMFASIHGADPLPGALARRGIPVVCSGRPMNAGTPVPYVDVDHAGGVAAAVRHLIATGRQRIATIAGPQDMVAGIERLAGYTGTLREAGRPEIVVAGDFTRESGIEGMRALLAREPSLDAVFVASDLMAHGALLALREAGRRVPDDVAVIGFDDFEISRYSDPPLTTVRQPIAEMGRTLARQMLRLVGGGTELPEPVVLPTELIVRDSA; encoded by the coding sequence GTGACGACGCGGGAGCGGCCGACCCTGGAGGCGGTGGCCCGGCGTGCCGGGGTCTCCCGCGCGACCGTCTCCCGCGTCGTCAACGGCTCGACCACGGTGGCCGCCACCATCCGGGAGGCGGTCACCCGGGCGGTCGACGAGCTGGGGTACGTGCCGAACCAGGCCGCCCGGAGCCTGGTCACCCAGCGGACCGACTCGATCGCGCTGATCCTGCCGGAGACGGCGAACCGGGTCTTCTCCGACGATCTGTTCTTCCCGGCCATCATCCGCGGGGTCGGCACCGAGCTGGAGGCGGCCGACAAGCAGCTCGTGCTGATGATGACCGGCTCCGAGGCCGGTCATCACCGGGTCGAGCGGTACGCGGTGGCCGGCCACGTCGACGGGGTCATGTTCGCCTCGATCCACGGCGCCGACCCGCTGCCCGGGGCGCTGGCCCGGCGCGGCATCCCGGTGGTCTGCAGCGGTCGCCCGATGAACGCCGGGACCCCGGTGCCGTACGTCGACGTCGACCACGCCGGTGGGGTGGCCGCCGCGGTCCGGCATCTGATCGCCACCGGCCGGCAGCGGATCGCCACCATCGCCGGCCCGCAGGACATGGTGGCCGGCATCGAGCGCCTCGCCGGGTACACCGGCACGCTGCGCGAGGCCGGGCGCCCGGAGATCGTGGTGGCCGGGGACTTCACCCGGGAGTCCGGGATCGAGGGGATGCGCGCGCTGCTCGCCCGGGAGCCGTCGCTGGACGCGGTCTTCGTCGCCTCCGACCTGATGGCGCACGGCGCGCTGCTGGCGTTGCGGGAGGCCGGGCGCCGGGTGCCGGACGACGTCGCGGTGATCGGCTTCGACGACTTCGAGATCAGCCGGTACAGCGATCCCCCGCTGACCACGGTCCGCCAGCCGATCGCCGAGATGGGCCGTACCCTGGCCCGCCAGATGCTCCGGCTGGTCGGTGGCGGGACCGAGCTACCCGAGCCGGTCGTCCTGCCCACCGAACTGATCGTCCGCGACTCCGCCTGA
- a CDS encoding EI24 domain-containing protein, which translates to MDDPNRPLSAVRQFATGAALLGRGLGLVLRHPRMLGLGLLPALISGALYTAGLVVLIRFLPDLSAKVTWFADGWGGFWRDFVEVLAGAGLLGLALLLGILTFTAVTLLIGDPFYEKISELVEDRFGGVPDAVEVGFWRALRRSLADSLRLIGLSVLAGIPLFLLGFLPVVGQTVVPVLAGAVGGRLLALELTGVPFQRRGQRLRHRRAVLGGKNTPLTLGFGAAVFCAFLVPLGAILLMPAAIAGATLLARCALGKPIEVATVRPR; encoded by the coding sequence ATGGATGATCCGAATCGGCCGCTGTCCGCGGTACGCCAGTTCGCCACCGGGGCCGCCCTGCTCGGCCGTGGGCTGGGTCTGGTGCTGCGGCATCCGCGGATGCTCGGGCTGGGCCTGCTCCCGGCGCTGATCTCCGGTGCGCTCTACACGGCCGGGCTGGTCGTGCTGATCCGGTTCCTGCCGGACCTGTCGGCGAAGGTGACGTGGTTCGCCGACGGCTGGGGCGGCTTCTGGCGGGACTTCGTCGAGGTGCTGGCCGGCGCCGGGCTGCTCGGGCTGGCCCTGCTGCTCGGGATCCTCACGTTCACCGCGGTCACCCTGCTGATCGGCGACCCGTTCTACGAGAAGATCTCCGAGCTGGTCGAGGACCGCTTCGGTGGCGTGCCGGACGCCGTCGAGGTCGGTTTCTGGCGGGCGCTGCGCCGCAGCCTGGCCGACTCGCTGCGCCTGATCGGACTGTCCGTCCTGGCCGGCATCCCGCTCTTCCTGCTCGGCTTCCTGCCGGTGGTCGGCCAGACGGTGGTTCCGGTGCTGGCCGGCGCGGTCGGTGGCCGGCTGCTCGCCCTGGAGCTGACCGGTGTCCCGTTCCAGCGTCGCGGCCAGCGGCTGCGGCACCGCCGCGCGGTGCTCGGCGGGAAGAACACGCCGCTGACCCTGGGCTTCGGCGCCGCGGTCTTCTGCGCCTTCCTCGTCCCGCTCGGCGCGATCCTGCTGATGCCGGCCGCCATCGCCGGCGCCACCCTGCTGGCCCGGTGCGCGCTCGGCAAGCCGATCGAGGTGGCCACGGTCCGCCCGCGGTGA
- a CDS encoding SigE family RNA polymerase sigma factor yields the protein MDFEEFASARSPALLRYATLLSGDREEARDIVQEVLARAMLRWRRITANGEPYGYVRRMVTNEFLSLLRRRRRISFVPLTQRDLDGPHAPAAPVVDADGELWQLLGTLPRQQRAVIVLRYYEGLTDAEIAEVLDCRPSTVRGYASRALTTLRIELTDPPAGVVPATLGGLL from the coding sequence ATGGATTTCGAGGAGTTCGCGTCCGCGCGATCACCCGCGTTGCTGCGGTACGCGACGCTGCTCAGCGGGGACCGGGAGGAGGCCCGGGACATCGTCCAGGAGGTGCTGGCCCGGGCGATGCTGAGATGGCGGCGGATCACCGCGAACGGCGAGCCGTACGGGTACGTCCGCCGGATGGTGACCAACGAGTTCCTGTCGCTGTTGCGCCGCCGCCGCCGGATCTCGTTCGTGCCGCTCACCCAGCGGGATCTCGACGGACCGCACGCGCCCGCCGCGCCCGTCGTGGACGCCGACGGGGAACTGTGGCAGCTGCTCGGGACGCTGCCCAGGCAGCAGCGGGCGGTGATCGTGCTGCGCTACTACGAGGGCCTCACCGATGCCGAGATCGCCGAGGTGCTCGACTGCCGCCCGAGCACGGTGCGGGGTTACGCCAGCCGGGCGCTCACCACGCTGCGCATCGAACTCACCGACCCGCCGGCCGGTGTCGTGCCGGCCACCCTGGGGGGACTGCTGTGA
- a CDS encoding alpha/beta fold hydrolase — translation MRARFGPPPPDGGPRLQRVDRTGPRSGRPTLPGPATELVALPSGVRVEQLITGAGDPMTVFAHGLAGDIAGTRPLGSGVAGRRAFFHFRGHGRSDVPPGPWSFGDLAADLRGVADLTGAGRALGVSMGAGALCRLLAETPDRFERVVLYLPAPLDGRRPAAAAQRLRRLLASVESGEAAMIADAVEAELPAAVRNTPAGWSYLRQRVEQLQRDGLSAELESLWSAPAVPDVSLLRAFRGRALVIGCLGDEIHPSSWAAQLAELLGADLQIYDRPTVLWTNRQELRDRVSTFLNA, via the coding sequence GTGAGGGCACGCTTCGGCCCGCCGCCGCCCGACGGCGGGCCGCGCCTGCAGCGCGTCGACCGGACCGGGCCGCGTTCCGGCCGGCCGACGCTGCCGGGTCCGGCGACCGAGTTGGTCGCTCTGCCCTCCGGCGTACGCGTGGAGCAGCTGATCACCGGCGCCGGGGATCCGATGACGGTGTTCGCCCACGGCTTGGCCGGGGACATCGCCGGCACCCGCCCGCTCGGCAGCGGGGTGGCCGGCCGCCGCGCGTTCTTCCACTTCCGCGGGCACGGCCGGTCGGACGTGCCGCCCGGCCCGTGGAGCTTCGGCGACCTGGCCGCCGACCTGCGCGGGGTCGCCGACCTGACCGGGGCCGGCCGGGCGCTCGGGGTGAGCATGGGCGCGGGCGCGCTGTGCCGCCTGCTGGCCGAGACCCCGGACCGCTTCGAGCGCGTGGTGCTCTACCTCCCCGCCCCGCTGGACGGCCGCCGCCCCGCGGCCGCCGCCCAGCGTCTGCGCCGCCTGCTGGCCTCGGTCGAGTCCGGCGAGGCCGCGATGATCGCCGACGCGGTGGAGGCGGAGCTGCCCGCCGCGGTCCGCAACACCCCGGCCGGCTGGAGCTACCTGCGTCAGCGCGTCGAACAGCTGCAACGCGACGGCCTGTCCGCCGAACTGGAGTCGCTGTGGTCCGCCCCCGCGGTCCCGGATGTGTCGCTGCTCCGGGCGTTCCGGGGACGCGCCCTGGTGATCGGCTGCCTGGGCGACGAGATCCACCCGTCGTCGTGGGCCGCGCAACTCGCCGAGCTCCTGGGCGCGGACCTGCAGATCTACGACCGTCCCACCGTTCTCTGGACCAACCGTCAGGAACTGCGCGACCGCGTCTCCACCTTCCTGAACGCCTAG
- a CDS encoding DUF2516 family protein, whose translation MASSAPIFFREVQGWIELIILIFALILEAVAFVHCLTQRGAGFQALGTLPKGAWAAIIGVSIFLTYLGQSALGIFGLIGIAASLIYLLDVRPGLRDIADGKGFW comes from the coding sequence ATGGCATCTTCCGCGCCGATTTTCTTCCGAGAGGTTCAGGGCTGGATCGAACTGATCATCCTGATCTTCGCGCTGATCCTGGAGGCGGTGGCCTTCGTCCACTGCCTGACCCAGCGCGGCGCCGGCTTCCAAGCCCTCGGCACCCTGCCGAAGGGCGCCTGGGCGGCGATCATCGGCGTCTCCATCTTCCTCACCTACCTGGGGCAGTCGGCGCTCGGCATCTTCGGGCTGATCGGCATCGCCGCGTCCCTGATCTATCTGCTCGACGTCCGCCCCGGCCTCCGGGACATCGCGGACGGCAAGGGCTTCTGGTGA
- a CDS encoding helix-turn-helix domain-containing protein, whose translation MATPKDLPQDIGTFIRDLRQTAKISLRQLADKAGVSNPYLSQIERGLRKPSAEVLQQIASALRVSTPAMYLRAGLLDGEGQQGVLAAIAVDPELTIAQKQSLSQIYETFRNENARNAPPAPAPESFPDPPAAEPDEAELLEAELRGQAGLGPRSGAPRTTPIAEETK comes from the coding sequence ATGGCCACACCCAAGGACCTGCCGCAGGACATCGGAACCTTCATCCGGGACCTGAGGCAGACCGCGAAGATCTCGCTGCGGCAGCTCGCCGACAAGGCCGGGGTCAGCAACCCCTACCTCAGCCAGATCGAGCGTGGCCTGCGCAAGCCGAGCGCCGAGGTGCTGCAGCAGATCGCCAGCGCCTTGCGTGTGTCGACGCCCGCGATGTATCTGCGGGCCGGACTGCTCGATGGTGAGGGCCAGCAGGGTGTGCTGGCGGCCATCGCGGTCGACCCGGAGCTCACGATCGCACAGAAGCAGTCCCTGTCGCAGATCTACGAGACGTTCCGCAACGAGAACGCTCGCAACGCGCCGCCCGCTCCGGCTCCCGAGTCGTTCCCGGATCCTCCGGCGGCCGAGCCGGACGAGGCCGAGCTGCTGGAGGCCGAGCTGCGCGGACAAGCCGGGCTCGGGCCGCGCAGCGGCGCGCCCCGGACCACCCCGATCGCCGAGGAGACGAAATGA
- a CDS encoding asparaginase, which produces MSVVAEVVRSGFVESVHHGVVALTGRPGVGETGRPFFPRSSNKPLQTVGMLRAGLVPREAADLALISGSHDGEPLHADRVRAMLAAAGLGVGALGCPAQLPMGEASRQAWLRAGGGPEPVLMNCSGKHAGMLATCVANGWPLESYLDPGHPLQVALADAVSELAGEPIAATGVDGCGAPVLAVSPDALARAFLRLVEAEPGTPERRVADAMRAYPELVAGTGAEDTRLMREVPGLLVKSGADGVVAAAMPGAGGIAVKIADGSARARMPVLAEALRRFGVVAPDLAEPVLGGGRPVGVVRAVW; this is translated from the coding sequence GTGAGCGTCGTCGCGGAGGTGGTGCGTTCCGGGTTCGTGGAGAGCGTGCACCACGGTGTGGTGGCGCTGACCGGCCGTCCCGGCGTGGGCGAGACCGGGCGCCCGTTCTTTCCCCGGTCCTCGAACAAGCCGTTGCAGACGGTCGGGATGCTGCGCGCCGGGCTGGTCCCGCGCGAGGCGGCCGACCTCGCCCTGATCAGCGGCAGCCATGACGGCGAGCCGCTGCACGCCGACCGGGTGCGGGCCATGCTGGCCGCCGCCGGGCTGGGGGTCGGGGCGCTGGGCTGCCCGGCGCAGCTGCCGATGGGGGAGGCGAGCCGGCAGGCCTGGCTGCGGGCCGGCGGCGGGCCCGAGCCGGTCCTGATGAACTGCTCCGGCAAGCACGCCGGGATGCTGGCCACCTGTGTCGCCAACGGGTGGCCGCTGGAGTCGTACCTCGATCCAGGGCACCCGCTGCAGGTCGCCCTCGCCGACGCGGTCAGCGAGCTGGCCGGCGAGCCGATCGCCGCGACCGGGGTGGACGGCTGCGGCGCACCGGTGCTGGCGGTCTCCCCGGACGCGCTGGCCCGGGCGTTCCTGCGCCTGGTGGAGGCGGAGCCGGGCACACCGGAGCGCCGGGTGGCCGATGCCATGCGGGCGTACCCGGAGCTGGTGGCCGGCACCGGGGCGGAGGACACCCGGCTGATGCGCGAGGTTCCCGGGCTGCTGGTGAAGAGCGGCGCGGACGGCGTGGTGGCGGCCGCGATGCCGGGCGCCGGCGGGATCGCCGTGAAGATCGCCGACGGCTCGGCGCGGGCCCGGATGCCGGTGCTGGCCGAGGCGCTGCGCCGGTTCGGTGTCGTGGCGCCGGACCTGGCCGAGCCGGTGCTGGGCGGCGGACGCCCGGTGGGTGTGGTGCGCGCGGTCTGGTGA
- a CDS encoding 3-keto-5-aminohexanoate cleavage protein yields MTGTLITVAPTGAESSKADVPALPVTLDELVATAKECEALGASIIHVHIRDADARPTLDQGRLRATVAALRESTGLIVQLSSGGAVTDPEADRLAVLDARPEMASCTMGTVNFGDDVFLNRWDFIVDLHTRMQERGIVPEYEIFDLGQLSTLQRLLSRHGLPFGGHVHVDLVMGVPGGMPGTAAALVACEQAMRDLPAGTTFSATGIGRSTIPVMLASLSAGGHLRVGMEDTITYAKGRPVESNMQLVARAVGFAQLAQRPPLTPAQARELLGVPAR; encoded by the coding sequence ATGACCGGCACCTTGATCACCGTCGCCCCGACCGGCGCGGAGAGCAGCAAGGCGGACGTGCCGGCTCTGCCAGTGACCCTGGACGAGCTGGTCGCGACCGCGAAAGAGTGCGAGGCGCTGGGCGCCTCGATCATCCACGTGCACATCCGTGACGCGGATGCCCGCCCGACCCTGGACCAGGGCCGGCTGCGGGCCACCGTGGCGGCGCTGCGCGAGTCGACCGGGCTGATCGTGCAGCTCTCGTCGGGCGGCGCGGTGACCGACCCGGAGGCCGACCGGCTGGCCGTGCTCGACGCCCGCCCGGAGATGGCCTCGTGCACGATGGGCACCGTCAACTTCGGTGACGACGTGTTCCTCAACCGCTGGGACTTCATCGTCGACCTGCACACCCGGATGCAGGAGCGCGGCATCGTGCCGGAGTACGAGATCTTCGACCTGGGCCAGCTCAGCACCCTGCAGCGGCTGTTGAGCCGGCACGGGCTGCCGTTCGGCGGCCACGTGCACGTCGACCTGGTGATGGGCGTCCCGGGCGGGATGCCCGGGACCGCGGCCGCGCTGGTCGCGTGCGAGCAGGCGATGCGGGACCTGCCGGCGGGCACCACGTTCTCCGCGACCGGGATCGGGCGCAGCACCATCCCGGTCATGCTGGCCTCGCTGTCGGCCGGCGGGCACCTGCGGGTCGGCATGGAGGACACGATCACGTACGCCAAGGGCCGCCCGGTCGAGTCGAACATGCAGCTGGTCGCCCGGGCGGTCGGGTTCGCCCAGCTGGCCCAGCGCCCGCCGCTGACCCCGGCGCAGGCCCGCGAGCTGCTGGGGGTTCCGGCGCGGTGA
- a CDS encoding YgfZ/GcvT domain-containing protein: protein MVEDLDPTSPDAGVPAHYGDPMREQRLLDTAVGLVDRSHRDVLAVPGAERAGWLHTLTTQHLAGLSAMQGSELLVLSPHGHVEHHAFVTEDGTTAWLDTEPGAGAGLLRYLEMMRFFTKVEPRDATAEIAVLSLVGPGAAELFPDLAAPRVGAVPGPKFAAGSVPPEATSHYAVRPFEGGLARRVPLGVDLLVPRPAKDAVIAKLGVPPAGLWAYEAIRVAARAPRLGRETDHRTIPAEAGFMAAAVHLDKGCYRGQETVARVHHLGRPPRRLVLLHLDGIATDHPPAPGTPVELDGRAVGFVGTGTRHHELGMIALAVVKRNVPDDARLTVGDSAAAIEA, encoded by the coding sequence ATGGTCGAGGATCTCGACCCGACTTCGCCCGACGCCGGGGTGCCGGCCCACTACGGCGACCCGATGCGGGAGCAGCGCCTGCTGGACACCGCGGTCGGCCTGGTCGACCGCTCGCACCGGGACGTGCTGGCGGTGCCGGGCGCCGAGCGGGCGGGCTGGCTGCACACGCTGACCACGCAGCACCTGGCCGGCCTGTCCGCGATGCAGGGCAGCGAGCTGCTCGTGCTGTCCCCGCACGGGCATGTCGAGCACCACGCGTTCGTCACCGAGGACGGGACGACGGCGTGGCTGGACACCGAGCCGGGCGCCGGCGCCGGTCTGCTGCGGTACCTGGAGATGATGCGGTTCTTCACCAAGGTGGAGCCGCGTGACGCGACCGCCGAGATCGCGGTGCTGTCGCTGGTCGGGCCGGGCGCTGCCGAGCTGTTCCCCGATCTCGCGGCGCCCCGGGTGGGCGCGGTGCCGGGTCCGAAGTTCGCCGCCGGGTCCGTGCCGCCCGAGGCCACCTCGCACTACGCGGTACGCCCGTTCGAGGGTGGCCTGGCCCGGCGCGTCCCGCTCGGGGTGGACCTGCTGGTGCCCCGTCCGGCCAAGGACGCGGTGATCGCGAAGCTCGGGGTGCCGCCGGCCGGTCTGTGGGCGTACGAGGCGATCCGGGTGGCCGCCCGGGCGCCCCGGCTCGGACGCGAGACCGACCACCGGACCATCCCCGCCGAGGCCGGGTTCATGGCCGCCGCGGTGCACCTGGACAAGGGGTGCTACCGCGGGCAGGAGACCGTCGCCCGGGTGCACCACCTGGGGCGGCCGCCGCGCCGGCTGGTGCTGCTGCACCTGGACGGGATCGCCACCGATCACCCGCCGGCCCCGGGCACCCCGGTCGAGCTGGACGGGCGGGCGGTCGGGTTCGTCGGCACCGGGACCCGGCACCACGAGCTGGGGATGATCGCGCTGGCCGTGGTCAAGCGCAACGTCCCGGACGACGCCCGCCTCACCGTCGGCGATTCCGCGGCGGCCATCGAGGCGTAA
- a CDS encoding Fur family transcriptional regulator yields the protein MSATALAAMLRERGLRLTPQRQLILDAVHELGHATPESVHNAVRERVAGVNITTVYRTLELLEELGLVNHTHLSHGSPTYHPAGADQHVHLVCRSCGSIEEMDPAVLLPVCDRLRAERDFRVDVGHVSLFGVCGKCKESE from the coding sequence GTGTCCGCCACTGCGCTTGCCGCCATGCTCCGTGAGCGTGGCCTGCGGCTCACCCCGCAGCGCCAGCTGATCCTGGACGCGGTGCACGAGCTCGGCCATGCGACCCCCGAGTCGGTGCACAACGCGGTCCGCGAGCGGGTCGCCGGCGTCAACATCACCACCGTGTACCGGACGCTGGAGCTTCTGGAGGAGCTCGGTCTGGTCAATCACACCCATCTCTCGCACGGTTCGCCGACCTACCACCCGGCCGGTGCGGACCAGCACGTGCACCTGGTCTGCCGGTCCTGCGGCTCGATCGAGGAGATGGATCCGGCGGTGCTGCTGCCGGTCTGCGACCGGTTGCGTGCCGAGCGGGACTTCCGGGTGGATGTCGGACACGTCTCCCTGTTCGGGGTCTGCGGCAAGTGCAAGGAGTCCGAGTGA
- a CDS encoding aminotransferase class IV codes for MNERILVSASDLLGDGVFETLHLRPAGPWLLAEHLDRLARSAALLDLPPPPAVDVPPAEGRTAAMRIIYTRNLLHVGVSDIPAAVLRERREGIRVLSADLGVAAGRRPPWSLSAAKSLSYANNFAARRWAARHQADDVIWLSIEGYVLEAPTASVVWLAGDTLCTVPPAQAGILDGITAAHLLSLAPSAGLRAAHRMITLPELARADAVWLASSVRGLAEVVALDGAERARSPWTPRLLTLLGF; via the coding sequence ATGAACGAGCGGATCCTGGTGTCGGCGAGCGATCTGCTCGGCGACGGCGTGTTCGAGACCCTGCACCTGCGCCCGGCGGGCCCGTGGCTGCTGGCCGAGCACCTCGACCGGCTGGCCCGGTCGGCGGCCCTGCTGGATCTGCCGCCGCCGCCCGCCGTCGACGTGCCGCCCGCCGAGGGGCGGACCGCGGCGATGCGGATCATCTACACCCGGAACCTGCTGCACGTCGGCGTCTCGGACATCCCGGCCGCCGTCCTGCGGGAGCGCCGCGAGGGGATCCGGGTGCTCAGCGCCGATCTCGGCGTGGCCGCCGGGCGGCGCCCGCCGTGGTCGCTCTCGGCAGCCAAGTCGCTGTCCTACGCGAACAATTTCGCGGCGCGGCGCTGGGCGGCGCGGCACCAGGCCGACGATGTGATCTGGCTCTCGATCGAGGGGTACGTCCTGGAAGCCCCGACCGCCTCGGTCGTCTGGCTCGCCGGCGACACGCTGTGCACGGTCCCGCCCGCGCAGGCCGGCATCCTGGACGGCATCACCGCCGCGCACCTGCTGTCCCTGGCACCGTCCGCCGGGCTGCGCGCCGCCCATCGGATGATCACACTGCCCGAGCTGGCCCGGGCCGACGCCGTCTGGCTCGCGTCCTCGGTGCGCGGGCTGGCCGAGGTGGTCGCGCTCGACGGCGCCGAGCGGGCGCGCTCGCCGTGGACGCCGCGCCTGCTCACCCTGCTGGGCTTCTGA